Proteins co-encoded in one Cucurbita pepo subsp. pepo cultivar mu-cu-16 chromosome LG15, ASM280686v2, whole genome shotgun sequence genomic window:
- the LOC111776496 gene encoding LOB domain-containing protein 16-like, which produces MASSSSSSSTANSSVSGGGGGGGGGGGGGSPCGACKFLRRKCVAECIFAPYFSSEQGAARFAAVHKVFGASNVSKLLLHVPAHDRCEAVVTIAYEAQARILDPVYGCVAHIFALQQQVAYLQAQLMQAKAQLAQTLMESGGNMELQWTGSFNNNLSNGIPSNYETQIMNPAVSPQSSVESAANNDAALMFMNHYQESQTLARRRSASCHGDLGELQALALRMMRN; this is translated from the exons ATggcgtcttcttcttcttcttctagtACTGCAAATAGTAGCGTGTcgggcggcggcggcggcggcggcggtggcggtggtggtggctCTCCTTGTGGAGCATGCAAGTTTCTGCGGCGGAAATGTGTGGCTGAGTGTATTTTTGCTCCTTACTTTAGCTCGGAACAAGGGGCTGCAAGATTTGCCGCCGTTCATAAAGTGTTTGGGGCTAGTAATGTGTCTAAGTTGCTGCTTCATGTCCCTGCTCATGATCGCTGTGAGGCTGTTGTTACTATTGCTTATGAAGCTCAAGCAAGGATTCTTGACCCTGTTTATGGCTGTGTTGCCCATATTTTTGCTCTCCAACAACAg GTGGCATACTTACAAGCACAATTGATGCAAGCCAAGGCTCAACTTGCCCAAACCCTGATGGAATCAGGAGGCAACATGGAGCTTCAATGGACAGGGAGCTTCAATAACAATCTCTCCAATGGAATCCCAAGCAATTATGAGACTCAAATTATGAACCCAGCAGTTTCCCCACAGAGCTCAGTGGAATCAGCAGCCAACAACGATGCAGCATTAATGTTCATGAACCATTATCAAGAGAGCCAAACATTGGCTAGAAGAAGATCAGCTTCATGTCATGGTGATCTTGGGGAGCTTCAAGCTTTGGCCCTTAGAATGATGAGAAACTAA